From the genome of Deinococcus sp. JMULE3, one region includes:
- a CDS encoding PaaI family thioesterase: MTDPTRQRTYTWDDMTPALEAARRLSGLEYLHAIVRGELPPPPIGRTLGMEPGRLEDFTEGRAVFRLKPQEFHHNPIGSVHGGVFATLLDSALACAVHTTLPAGVGYTTLELKFNCIRPLLAGGPEVQAIGQVVAATRQTAIAEGRIVDDAGKLYAHATTTCLLLR, translated from the coding sequence ATGACCGACCCCACCCGACAGCGCACCTACACCTGGGACGACATGACCCCCGCCCTGGAAGCCGCCCGCCGCCTCAGCGGCCTGGAGTATCTGCACGCCATCGTGCGCGGCGAACTGCCCCCGCCCCCCATCGGCCGGACGCTCGGCATGGAACCCGGCCGACTGGAGGACTTCACCGAAGGACGCGCCGTGTTCCGCCTGAAACCGCAGGAGTTCCACCACAACCCCATCGGCAGCGTGCACGGCGGCGTGTTCGCCACGCTGCTCGACTCCGCCCTGGCCTGCGCCGTCCACACCACGCTCCCCGCCGGGGTGGGCTACACGACGCTGGAACTGAAATTCAACTGCATCCGCCCCCTGCTCGCCGGCGGGCCCGAGGTGCAGGCCATCGGACAGGTCGTCGCCGCGACCCGCCAGACCGCCATCGCCGAGGGCCGCATCGTCGACGACGCCGGCAAGCTGTACGCGCACGCCACCACCACCTGCCTCCTGTTGCGCTGA